Proteins from a genomic interval of Medicago truncatula cultivar Jemalong A17 chromosome 3, MtrunA17r5.0-ANR, whole genome shotgun sequence:
- the LOC25490984 gene encoding rab3 GTPase-activating protein catalytic subunit produces the protein MASSSTNTNTGKTKILPDSTDDDEHTEVEDMEEDEDEDLEHFDDFTLASSWERFISEIEAVCRLWMSDGPKNLMVKGAVLLEYSGNLYKVTSETKYALKTYCMEYYFETNPSDDAGKPANWNLDLHDLQLCFGVKEFLVIAPQSASGVVLDAPEASKLLSAVAIALSNCSSLWPAFVPVHDPSRKAYIGIQSMGTVFTRRFEADRIGSQVPIKLMHLEGLYELFVSKFAYSTLDLSVHNFKVRIAMKLTFRTLPFDEDYMKDFDSKINKSEENLTGETSSGTQWDDDCSWSEWYSAEDPVKGFELITIWSEKMVESSMEMAELENASPHEAEKWLISLRLEGSKESRVGFASQLHLLVDALQMSFEAHFIEDFVSAENPGSDNLKSSMVIPSPAVRDRVLKELFIEGVQFSDFTDGGYKTSRSVKGAPLESLFAQFCLHSLWFGNCNIRAISVLWIEFVREVRWCWEESQPLPRMAPNGSIDLSTSLIYQKLQMLAICIERKCQMNEDYQDCIGSIDHIDSMTEEESVVGDDLLSIQTPSEIFPGKVDRKPEDMDLYKDKKSSNFTRRGSAGIVDSMMLLKSYQSMHAPYTQEPPLMTEDMHEERMQAVEAIGDSFNFSAQLEKDILTSDMSAFKAANPDAIFEDFIRWHSPGDWEADDDPESSGSASSNALEINKSKDSWPPRGKLSKRMSEHGNMWRKIWSSSPALPASEQKPLLDPNREGEKVLHYLETLRPHQLLEQMVSTAFRAAADTLSQTSYGELKQMETKIQQLYPTMASALRPLQVNRLSADSETIEDFRRLCVVFERVEKLLTVAASLHRKLIRAPRLSREIFNDYYNFYIPTMGTSLIEEVVEKEFDKKQEVRNHEREVLSNMFVPPTANQSWRKVLSMGNLLNGHEPILREIIFSLHDRVSGNHYAARSGSVSQEIETYRMYICGTSNDLRVALSVVSCD, from the exons ATGGCGTCATCCTCCACCAACACCAACACCGGCAAGACGAAGATCCTACCTGATTCTACTGATGACGATGAACACACCGAAGTCGAAGATATggaagaggatgaagatgaagac CTCGAGCATTTCGATGATTTCACCCTTGCTTCTTCGTGGGAACG GTTTATTTCTGAAATAGAGGCTGTTTGCCGGCTTTGGATGTCTGATGGGCCAAAAAATTTAATG GTAAAAGGTGCAGTTCTCTTGGAGTATTCTGGTAATTTGTACAAGGTGACATCTGAGACGAAGTATGCCTTGAAAACTTACTGCATGGAGTATTATTTTGAGACCAACCCTTCtg ATGACGCAGGCAAGCCTGCAAATTGGAATTTGGATTTGCACGATCTGCAGTTATGTTTCGGTGTAAAGGAATTTTTG GTGATTGCTCCTCAGAGTGCAAGTGGTGTAGTTCTTGATGCACCAGAGGCTAGTAAACTGTTGAGTGCTGTTGCGATTGCTTTGTCAAATTGTTCAAG TTTGTGGCCAGCATTTGTTCCAGTTCACGATCCTTCTCGGAAAGCCTATATTGGAATTCAGAGCATGGGCACTGTATTCACTAGAAGGTTTGAAGCAGATCGCATTGGTAGTCAGGTTCCAATAAAACTTATGCATTTGGAGGGGCTGTACGAATTATTTGTATCCAAATTT GCATACTCCACATTGGATCTATCTGTTCATAATTTCAAAGTCCGAATTGCAATGAAGCTAACATTCAGAACACTCCCCTTTGATGAGGACTATATGAAAGACTTTGAttctaaaataaacaaatctgAAGAAAATCTTACTGGTGAGACATCGAGTGGGACACAATGGGATGATGATTGTTCTTGGAGTGAGTGGTATTCTGCAGAAGATCCTGTTAAAG GTTTTGAACTGATCACAATATGGTCAGAGAAAATGGTTGAAAGTTCTATGGAAATGGCTGAACTGGAAAATGCTTCACCTCATGAAGCTGAGAAGTGGTTGATCTCTCTAAG ACTTGAAGGTTCTAAAGAGAGTCGGGTTGGATTTGCCTCCCAGTTGCATCTTCTTGTTGATGCATTGCAAATGTCATTTGAGGCACACTTTATAGAAGATTTTGTTTCAG CTGAAAATCCTGGTTCCGATAATTTGAAATCCTCAATGGTTATACCTTCACCAGCTGTTAGAGATCGTGTGCTGAAAGAACTGTTTATTGAAG GCGTACAATTCTCAGATTTTACTGATGGCGGATATAAGACTTCGCGATCTGTAAAAGGCGCACCTCTTGAGTCACTCTTTGCACAGTTTTGTTTACATTCTCTTTGGTTTGGCAATTGCAATATACGTG CTATTTCTGTGCTATGGATAGAATTTGTTCGAGAGGTTAGGTGGTGTTGGGAAGAGTCACAACCATTACCTAGGATGGCACCTAACGGATCAATAGACCTTTCTACTTCTTTGATTTATCAGAAACTTCAGAtg CTTGCAATATGCATCGAGAGGAAGTGTCAGATGAATGAAGATTATCAGGACTGTATCGGAAGTATTGATCATATAGATTCCATGACTGAG GAAGAAAGTGTGGTTGGGGATGACTTGTTGAGTATACAGACACCCAGTGAGATTTTTCCCGGGAAAGTTGACAG AAAACCTGAAGATATGGACCTGTATAAAgacaaaaaatcttcaaacttTACTAGGAGAGGTTCAGCTGGTATTGTTGATTCTATGATGCTTCTCAAGTCATATCAAAGTATGCATGCCCCATACACACAG GAACCACCTCTTATGACAGAAGATATGCATGAAGAGAGGATGCAAGCTGTTGAAGCCATTGGTGATTCATTT AACTTTTCTGCTCAGCTGGAAAAGGATATCCTAACTTCAG ATATGTCAGCATTTAAAGCTGCGAATCCAGATGCTATTTTTGAAGACTTTATTAGGTGGCATTCACCTGGAGATTGGGAAGCGGATGATGATCCCGAGAGCAGTGGATCAGCATCATCCAATGCTCTTGAAATCAACAAGTCGAAAGATAGTTGGCCTCCACGTGGGAAGCTTTCTAAGAGAATGTCGGAGCACGGAAATATGTGGAGAAAGATTTGGAGTAGCTCACCTGCTCTTCCTGCTTCGGAACAGAAGCCTCTTCTTGATCCAAATAGAGAAGGAGAAAAA GTTCTTCATTATCTTGAAACCTTACGACCACATCAATTGCTTGAACAAATGGTGTCTACTGCCTTCAGAGCAGCAGCCGACACGCTAAGTCAGACTAGTTATGGAGAACTGAAACAGATGGAGACTAAGATTCAACAACTTTATCCTACCATGGCATCTGCTTTGAGGCCTTTACAAG TAAATCGATTATCTGCTGACAGTGAGACCATTGAAGACTTCAGACGACTATGTGTTGTTTTTGAACGTGTTGAAAAATTACTGACTGTCGCAGCTTCTCTTCATCGCAAGCTTATACGAGCACCACGGCTCTCGAGAGAAATTTTTAATGATTACTACAACTTTTATATTCCAACAATGGGAACAAGCTTGATTGAAGAGGTTGTTGAAAAG GAATTTGACAAGAAACAAGAAGTAAGGAACCATGAAAGagaagtgttgtcaaatatgtTTGTTCCTCCCACAGCTAATCAGTCTTGGAGAAAGGTTTTGAGCATGGGGAATCTTCTCAATGGTCACGAACCAATCCTCAGGGAGATTATTTTTTCACTCCACGACAGAGTGAGTGGTAATCACTATGCAGCTCGTAGCGGTAGTGTTTCTCAAGAAATTGAAACTTACAGAATGTATATATGTGGAACATCTAATGACCTACGTGTAGCACTTTCGGTTGTCTCGTGTGAttaa